One Aquarana catesbeiana isolate 2022-GZ linkage group LG06, ASM4218655v1, whole genome shotgun sequence genomic region harbors:
- the LOC141147599 gene encoding zymogen granule membrane protein 16-like, translated as MLTLLCVCFLLGSTAALSVQSRRSSFSNEFGIGGGTAFSFSSDQRNGQITGFRIRETTANIVGIQLQYGDVWGPFYGYSIGTLFEVLLFRGENITQVSGKTGSYVNELIFVTSRGRIFKFGQPSGTSFNDVPLFEGTVLRYISGRYTPNLLTSIGFHWGTQPSCYNCKASK; from the exons atgctgaccctcctgtgtgtgtgCTTCTTGCTGGGCTCCACAGCAGCTTTGAGTG TTCAGTCGCGGCGCTCTTCCTTCTCTAACGAGTTTGGCATTGGTGGAGGTACAGCTTTCTCTTTCTCTTCGGATCAACGGAACGGGCAAATAACAGGCTTTCGCATCAGGGAGACTACCGCCAATATAGTTGG GATCCAGCTCCAGTATGGTGATGTCTGGGGGCCTTTTTACGGATATTCCATCGGTACTCTTTTCGAGGTCTTGCTGTTCCGCGGTGAAAACATCACTCAGGTGTCGGGGAAAACCGGCTCTTATGTGAATGAGCTGATCTTTGTGACAAGCCGTGGAAGAATATTCAAATTCGGGCAACCATCGGGAACAAGCTTCAATGACGTTCCTTTGTTTGAGGGTACTGTACTGCGCTACATTAGTGGGCGATACACCCCCAACCTCCTGACCAGCATTGGCTTCCACTGGGGCACCCAACCCAGCTGCTACAACTGTAAGGCTTCTAAGTGA